One genomic window of Solanum stenotomum isolate F172 chromosome 9, ASM1918654v1, whole genome shotgun sequence includes the following:
- the LOC125876691 gene encoding transcription factor MYB90-like isoform X1: MMADWDRSSTSDNASVVSPDSTRVVALETTNEETSKLEFSQDEEMLIAKMFSLVRERWSLIAGRIPGRNADEIEKYWKSRYSKSHREEIVVQPQDEAQSIELKEKSGPSTGQTRQYFFGPEKRPISICPPSETGPQQKLGPTTIEPNNISVDQKLVNPAQDKINQ; encoded by the exons ATGATGGCAGATTGGGATAGATCAAGCACATCAGATAATGCCTCAGTGGTCTCACCTG ATTCGACCCGAGTGGTTGCATTAGAGACCACCAACGAAGAAACCTCTAAACTTGAATTTTCACAAGATGAAGAAATGCTCATTGCAAAAATGTTCAGCTTGGTTAGAGAGAG GTGGTCATTAATTGCTGGAAGAATTCCAGGAAGAAATGCTGATGAGATTGAAAAATATTGGAAATCAAGATACTCCAAGAGCCA TAGGGAGGAAATAGTGGTCCAACCTCAAGATGAAGCTCAAAGCATTGAATTGAAAGAGAAATCTGGGCCTTCAACGGGGCAGACTCGGCAGTATTTTTTTGGGCCAGAAAAAAGGCCCATATCCATCTGTCCACCTTCAGAGACTGGGCCTCAACAGAAATTGGGCCCTACAACAATTGAGCCCAATAACATCTCTGTAGACCAAAAGTTGGTTAACCCAGCCCAAGACAAAATAAACCAATAA
- the LOC125876691 gene encoding transcription factor MYB90-like isoform X2: MMADWDRSSTSDNASVVSPDSTRVVALETTNEETSKLEFSQDEEMLIAKMFSLVRERWSLIAGRIPGRNADEIEKYWKSRYSKSQEEIVVQPQDEAQSIELKEKSGPSTGQTRQYFFGPEKRPISICPPSETGPQQKLGPTTIEPNNISVDQKLVNPAQDKINQ; the protein is encoded by the exons ATGATGGCAGATTGGGATAGATCAAGCACATCAGATAATGCCTCAGTGGTCTCACCTG ATTCGACCCGAGTGGTTGCATTAGAGACCACCAACGAAGAAACCTCTAAACTTGAATTTTCACAAGATGAAGAAATGCTCATTGCAAAAATGTTCAGCTTGGTTAGAGAGAG GTGGTCATTAATTGCTGGAAGAATTCCAGGAAGAAATGCTGATGAGATTGAAAAATATTGGAAATCAAGATACTCCAAGAGCCA GGAGGAAATAGTGGTCCAACCTCAAGATGAAGCTCAAAGCATTGAATTGAAAGAGAAATCTGGGCCTTCAACGGGGCAGACTCGGCAGTATTTTTTTGGGCCAGAAAAAAGGCCCATATCCATCTGTCCACCTTCAGAGACTGGGCCTCAACAGAAATTGGGCCCTACAACAATTGAGCCCAATAACATCTCTGTAGACCAAAAGTTGGTTAACCCAGCCCAAGACAAAATAAACCAATAA